CAATTGAATTGGGTCGATACAATTGCTCGCCGTGTACCCGCAGGACACGCAGCCGTCCACAGGATGATTTTCATTTTCCCGTCTGCACTTTTTCTTTCTTTGTGATACTGCCGGCAGCGAACGCTATGAGTCCAGCCACGAGTCCGGTAATGGCGCCGTAACATCTCATTTCATCGAAGTGAGATGCTCGCTTAGTTCCCACAATTTTCTCGATGTCTCCGAGTCGCGTGAATGTTCGGAAGAGAGCACCTGCTTCTTATCGATAAAGTACTTTCCGGTAATTCCTGTCACCTCGACTGACGATGCAAGATAGACGATCGTCTCCGCTCCTTTTTCAGGCGAGCGCATCGTCCACCCGAACAGCGAATAGTACGTCTTTACCGGGCCCGATGCATTGCGATAAAAATCTGACTTCACCGCGCCGGGGTGCATGCAATTCACAGTGATCTCTTTTCCTTCCAGGCGGTGTGCGAGCTCGTAAGTGAACATGATGTTTGCAAGCTTTGATCGCGCGTACGCTTTCATCGATGAGTAACCATGCTCGCTCTGCGTGTCGACGAGATCTAGCTGCACGTACCGGTGTACATCCGATGCAACGTTTATTATTCTTGAGGGCGCCGACCGTTTCATGGTGTTCAGGAGTAAATTTGTCAGGTGAAAATATCCTAAATGGTTGAGGCCGAACGTCATCTCTAATCCGTCAGCCGTGAGATATCGCTTCGGCACCAGAGCGCCCGCATTATTCACAAGGATATGGAGCGAACCGAACCTGTCCTTAAACCCGTCGGCGACATCGTGGACCCCTTTCCGGTTTGACAGATCGCCGCAGATTAGAAAGATGTTCGAGTTACCCGATACCGATTTTATTTCGGTCGCCGCGAGCTCCCCATTGGTTCTGTTGTGACAGACGAGTATGACTGTTGCGCCTTTCTTCGCCAGCCCGAGAGCCGCAGCTTTCCCGATGCCGCCGCTCGCACCTGTCACCATGCATATTTTGTCTTTCAATTCGATATCAGCTTGTCCACTTATCCGACTTTTTAAGCTTCCATATCATGAAAGGGGAATGTTCCTCGTCAAATTTGCTCTTTGAATAGTCGCCATACAGATTGACAACATCAAAACCGCACTCGCGGATCAAGAGTTCAAACTCTTCCCGGTTGAACAGGTAAAAATTAATCTCGAGAGAGCGCTCGCCCACCATTCTGCTCTCATGATCGAACAACTCGTAATACTGAAATCCATGAGCAAGCCGTGTGGAGTGATCGTAATTAAAATGATACCTGACGACGAGTGATCCGCCCGTCTTGGTGGGGAATCGTCCGAGCGTGCCCGGGCGTCCGTCGATATTCCCGAGTCTGATCCGCTCGTTGTGAAGAGTACAAATGAAATGGCCCGAATCAGTCAGGTGTTCCATGATGCGTTCGAGTGTCTGCTTTTGCAGATCGCGTTCCAGGATTTCGGAGAAGGAATTAAATGGAATGAAAATCAGTTCGAATTTCTGGCGGAGCGCAAGCTGAGTCATGTCCATCGCGATGAGCTTACACGGAAGCCAGCCGTTTTCGGTCTTGCGCTGGAGGACAGAGAGCATGCCTGTTGAATAGTCGACACACGTCAGATCGATCCCGCCGCGGATGAGGGGGACTGAGACTCTTCCTGTGCCTGAAGTCAGCTCGAGAACTTTTCCCCGCGCGTTTTTGGCTTCCTCCAAGAAGTAGGGAATATCGAAATCTTGATTGACATAGGAATCGTAGAGGTCCGCCACGCGATCGAACTGTATCGATTTCAACGACGAACCCTCCCCAGCCTCTTTAAGAAAGCACGTCGCGTGGCAATCCCTGAGGCGTCAGCTCCCCGAATTCTCATGAAAAACTGATTTTCGCCCGATTTCATTGTCGAAAATTCTTTGACCGCTTCCACCCTCCTTGCTTGAGTTGAAGGGTTCAACTCAAGCGAAAATGTAAACCGGATTCATCGAAGAGTCAAGAAGAGCGGATGGGTGATTGATCCGGAATGCCGGCCGTACGGCCAGGATGGCAGCTTCTCAAAACCTAACTCACCACCCAGCAATTATGTGTCCGTTCCAGGAAGAATGAGGGCAACCGATGTCTGGTAGAGCTGAATCGCCTATCTCCTTACGCTTACCTCCTGACTTCTTCCGCTCTCGATTCCTTTCGAGTTCACGGAAGTGACATAATAAAAGTAGAGCGATCCCTTCTTCGCCTTCTTGTCGAGTGCTTCAAGATTTTCAGAAGGCGTGACTAGTGACGGCATTCACAACGCCGGGTATCACAAACTA
This genomic interval from Candidatus Kryptoniota bacterium contains the following:
- a CDS encoding class I SAM-dependent methyltransferase; translated protein: MKSIQFDRVADLYDSYVNQDFDIPYFLEEAKNARGKVLELTSGTGRVSVPLIRGGIDLTCVDYSTGMLSVLQRKTENGWLPCKLIAMDMTQLALRQKFELIFIPFNSFSEILERDLQKQTLERIMEHLTDSGHFICTLHNERIRLGNIDGRPGTLGRFPTKTGGSLVVRYHFNYDHSTRLAHGFQYYELFDHESRMVGERSLEINFYLFNREEFELLIRECGFDVVNLYGDYSKSKFDEEHSPFMIWKLKKSDKWTS
- a CDS encoding SDR family oxidoreductase, giving the protein MKDKICMVTGASGGIGKAAALGLAKKGATVILVCHNRTNGELAATEIKSVSGNSNIFLICGDLSNRKGVHDVADGFKDRFGSLHILVNNAGALVPKRYLTADGLEMTFGLNHLGYFHLTNLLLNTMKRSAPSRIINVASDVHRYVQLDLVDTQSEHGYSSMKAYARSKLANIMFTYELAHRLEGKEITVNCMHPGAVKSDFYRNASGPVKTYYSLFGWTMRSPEKGAETIVYLASSVEVTGITGKYFIDKKQVLSSEHSRDSETSRKLWELSEHLTSMK